Proteins co-encoded in one Uloborus diversus isolate 005 chromosome 9, Udiv.v.3.1, whole genome shotgun sequence genomic window:
- the LOC129229625 gene encoding THO complex subunit 2-like, with amino-acid sequence MSSVLNIDLFKIWGEKEQAEFLEYCQQSLQEFKTTSLVFGNDKSNLNYVLYDLCRHALLGDISAEVVVSALSEIIPLHSELPSLVADILVVLDNESQSNEHHGMRERYYNLLRCCNNKIVPEFILKERLDFETLGDAGIMKLLKNITTRFIKTKTRLFYKQQKFNLFREEIEGYAKLITELDPQAGGQLSVEYGLEVMQSLIGCFNLDPNRVLDVILESFEYKPENSEYFTQLLQSYFSTSDTISQVIGFKFSFYQQVDSKETPSSLYKVTAFLLKAGVMSLGQLYGLLRPDDSKMIEEHNQELANARLYVKQINTLSTNSSEANKENGKNEKMEAEDNQKLGLCAALLDVGDWGHAQSLMNNFPDFYATSHSMISQKLCLLIHVLIDDFYKKHNFCPCVKEESKVWELESGVKVKGIETFTELFDYVFPMVHALGPHLYTDPVLMAKIIRLARYCMVTKSNAPDYGIAFISNIMTQALLPSLSLLECNCCMAEELWSLLKLFPYNKRYTFYYHWKTSVNDSHPLLIKVKAEGLKKLKYIMKRLSKENVKPSGRQIGKLSHSNPGYIFDYILSQLQAWDNLIIPVIDSLKYLTSLSYDVLACCVIEALGNSEKDRMKHDGTSISLWLQSLASFGGAVFKKYPIDISGLLQHVANQLISGKSLDLLILKEVVQKMAGIEASEEMTAEQLEAMSGGELLRSEGGYFNQLRNVKKSSQRLKDALLDQDLAIPLCLLMAQQRQCILFHEQENSHIKLVGKLYDQCQDTLVQYGSFLSNNLSMEDYANRLPPVSVLLSSYSIQDDVVFYLSRPSLNHTINLKYEELRKQDKDLKNGTSSQSIKKYIEVVDSVISPIVQSIKINQDHKKTWEELNPQFYVTFWSLSMYDLVVPSGSYDREVSKLKVILQNEESKDAGKKKKERERCDALIMKLLEEEKQQQEHCARVMARLKNEKDDWFQSKAAKNETITQFLQLCMFPRCIFTSVDALYCAKFVQLIHCLKTPNFSTLLCYDRVFCDITNTVASCTQNEASRYGLLLCSMLETVMRWHSDKAIFDKECANFPGFMTKFKVNTQTGDSSVDHVDYENYRHVCHKWHFKIAKALLLCLDSGDYVQIRNSLLVLRKVSPHFPAIVSLGLALERRIEKIKLEEKEKRPDIYVLATGYSGVLKSKKPTFIQESEFHLPQRSHSNVITVKTEPNTKSDKKESEPPSSEVPKEKVIKVEMKTEAKAKVPSEKPNTQSTTQASSKRTVRTDAEQNGVENNRVKTSRSKEDKVAPENLSPHSHRKAGDVVDTEREHKRRRTDGSSRSPREPADRDVRGTDKSKDEERNGREKAPAEMKSHKETEGQGEKSKLKEKKQNRKREYPEDGTSEPRRRRPKSDKDDEELGRRSMDNDREVKSRRDDKSPVVYTSNSERRVERDEKKHHRSSSASGVKKRS; translated from the coding sequence ATGTCATCTGTATTGAACATAGACCTCTTCAAAATATGGGGTGAGAAAGAACAAGCAGAATTTCTGGAATACTGTCAGCAGTCATTGCAAGAGTTTAAAACTACTAGCTTGGTTTTTGGTAATGACAAAAGCAACCTAAATTATGTTCTATATGATTTATGTCGCCATGCTCTTTTGGGAGATATATCTGCTGAAGTGGTTGTTTCAGCCCTCAGTGAAATAATTCCTCTTCATTCTGAACTGCCGTCACTTGTTGCTGATATATTAGTTGTTTTGGACAATGAATCCCAAAGTAATGAACATCATGGAATGAGGGAACGGTATTATAACCTTCTTCGTTGTTGCAACAATAAAATAGTTCcagaatttattttgaaagaacgcTTAGATTTTGAAACATTAGGAGATGCAGGGATTATGAAATTACTCAAAAACATTACCACAAGATTCATCAAAACCAAAACTAGGCTGTTTTACAAACAacagaaattcaatttatttcgaGAAGAAATTGAAGGTTATGCAAAACTCATAACTGAACTGGATCCACAAGCTGGAGGACAACTAAGTGTTGAGTATGGCCTTGAAGTTATGCAGTCTTTGATTGGATGCTTCAACCTAGATCCCAACCGAGTCTTAGACGTTATTTTAGAATCTTTTGAATACAAGCCTGAGAATTCAGAGTATTTTACTCAGTTATTGCAATCTTATTTTAGTACATCTGACACAATTAGCCAAGTGATtggtttcaaattttctttttatcaacaagTTGACTCAAAAGAAACACCATCTTCTTTGTACAAAGTGACAGCTTTTCTTCTAAAAGCTGGTGTTATGTCTCTTGGGCAGCTATATGGTTTGCTAAGGCCAGATGACAGCAAAATGATTGAAGAGCATAACCAAGAACTAGCCAATGCTCGTCTCTATGTCAAGCAGATAAATACATTGTCTACCAATTCATCTGAAGCAAAcaaagaaaatggtaaaaatgaaaaaatggaagCTGAAGACAATCAGAAGTTAGGACTCTGCGCTGCCTTATTGGACGTAGGAGATTGGGGACATGCACAAAGTCTTATGAATAATTTTCCTGATTTCTATGCTACTTCTCATTCAATGATTTCTCAGAAATTATGCCTCCTGATTCATGTTTTAATTGATGACTTCTAcaagaaacataatttttgtCCATGTGTTAAGGAAGAAAGTAAAGTTTGGGAACTTGAGTCAGGTGTGAAAGTTAAAGGCATTGAAACTTTCACTGAGCTGTTTGACTATGTTTTCCCTATGGTTCATGCACTTGGTCCACATCTTTACACTGATCCTGTTTTAATGGCAAAAATTATTCGCTTAGCAAGATACTGTATGGTTACAAAATCTAATGCACCTGATTATGGCATTGCTTTCATCTCTAACATCATGACTCAAGCCTTATTACCATCCCTTTCCCTTTTAGAATGTAATTGTTGCATGGCGGAAGAACTATGGAGTTTGTTAAAACTTTTTCCTTATAATAAAAGGTACACATTTTACTATCATTGGAAAACCTCTGTGAATGACTCTCATCCTCTTCTTATAAAAGTTAAAGCTGAAGGcttgaaaaagttgaaatatatCATGAAAAGATTGAGCAAAGAGAACGTGAAACCTTCTGGAAGACAAATCGGTAAATTAAGTCATAGTAATCCAGGATATATTTTTGATTACATATTATCTCAACTTCAAGCTTGGGATAACTTAATAATTCCTGTGATTGATTCTTTGAAATATTTGACATCTCTGTCTTATGACGTCTTGGCATGCTGTGTAATTGAAGCACTTGGTAATTCTGAAAAAGATCGCATGAAGCATGACGGAACAAGTATATCCTTATGGTTACAAAGTTTGGCTAGTTTTGGTGGTGCAGTTTTTAAGAAGTACCCTATAGATATTTCTGGTCTTTTACAACATGTAGCCAACCAGTTGATATCAGGTAAAAGCCTAGATCTGCTAATTCTAAAAGAAGTTGTGCAGAAAATGGCAGGCATTGAGGCTTCAGAAGAAATGACAGCAGAGCAGCTTGAAGCTATGTCTGGTGGTGAACTTCTTCGCTCTGAAGGTGGATACTTCAATCAGTTGAGAAACGTCAAAAAGTCCTCCCAGCGTTTGAAAGATGCTCTGCTTGATCAAGACCTTGCTATTCCACTATGCTTACTTATGGCACAACAGCGACAGTGCATTCTATTTCATGAGCAAGAAAACAGTCACATAAAACTTGTAGGGAAGCTATATGATCAGTGTCAAGATACTCTTGTTCAGTATGGTAGTTTTCTGTCAAATAATCTTAGTATGGAAGATTATGCCAACAGATTACCACCTGTGTCAGTACTCTTGAGCAGCTACTCCATCCAAGATGATGTTGTTTTCTATCTTTCAAGACCTTCTCTGAATCATACCATTAACTTGAAGTACGAAGAACTGAGGAAGCAAGATAAAGACTTGAAAAATGGTACTAGTTctcaaagtattaaaaaatacattgaagtaGTTGATTCGGTAATAAGCCCAATAGTGCAGTCAATCAAAATCAATCAAGATCACAAGAAAACATGGGAAGAGTTGAATCCGCAGTTTTATGTTACATTTTGGTCTCTTAGCATGTATGACCTTGTTGTTCCTTCTGGGAGTTATGATAGAGAAGTGAGTAAGTTGAAAGTCATCCTTCAGAATGAAGAAAGTAAAGATGCTggcaaaaagaagaaagaaagagaaaggtGTGATGCTTTGATAATGAAGCTTCTTGAAGAAGAGAAGCAACAACAGGAACATTGTGCTCGCGTAATGGCAaggttgaaaaatgaaaaagacgATTGGTTTCAGTCAAAAGCTGCAAAAAATGAGACTATAACACAGTTCCTGCAGTTGTGTATGTTTCCTCGCTGCATATTTACATCCGTTGATGCTTTATACTGTGCAAAATTTGTTCAGTTAATACATTGCTTAAAAACTCCTAATTTCTCAACATTGCTTTGTTATGATCGTGTGTTTTGTGATATAACTAATACAGTGGCATCTTGTACACAAAATGAGGCAAGTCGATATGGTCTTTTATTGTGTTCCATGTTAGAAACTGTGATGAGGTGGCATAGTGACAAAGCTATATTTGATAAAGAATGTGCAAATTTCCCTGGATTCatgacaaaatttaaagtcaatacTCAGACGGGAGATTCTTCAGTTGATCATGTCGATTATGAAAATTATCGACATGTTTGCCACAAATGGCATTTTAAAATAGCTAAAGCTCTTCTTTTATGTCTTGATTCAGGTGATTACGTACAAATCCGTAATAGTCTTTTGGTTCTAAGGAAGGTTTCTCCGCATTTTCCTGCAATTGTAAGCCTTGGTCTTGCTTTAgaaagaagaatcgaaaaaataaaactagaagAAAAGGAGAAGAGACCCGATATCTATGTTTTAGCTACAGGATATTCTGGAGTCTTAAAATCTAAAAAGCCAACTTTCATTCAAGAAAGTGAATTCCATTTACCTCAACGATCTCACTCTAATGTCATTACCGTTAAAACAGAGCCAAACACAAAATCTGACAAAAAGGAAAGTGAGCCTCCATCGTCTGAAGTACCAAAAGAAAAAGTCATTAAAGTTGAGATGAAAACTGAAGCCAAAGCAAAAGTTCCTTCTGAAAAACCCAATACTCAGTCCACTACTCAGGCATCTTCAAAAAGAACTGTACGAACTGATGCTGAACAAAATGGAGTTGAAAATAACAGAGTAAAAACCTCAAGGTCAAAAGAGGATAAAGTTGCTCCTGAAAACTTGAGTCCTCATTCTCATCGAAAGGCTGGGGATGTAGTCGATACTGAAAGAGAGCATAAAAGACGTCGCACTGACGGTTCATCAAGAAGCCCCCGTGAACCAGCAGATCGTGATGTACGTGGGACAGACAAGTCCAAAGATGAAGAACGAAATGGCCGCGAAAAAGCGCCTGCTGAAATGAAAAGCCATAAAGAAACAGAAGGACAGGGAGAAAAGTcgaaattgaaagaaaagaaacagaatcGTAAGAGAGAGTATCCCGAAGATGGGACGTCAGAACCGCGCCGTAGGAGACCTAAATCTGATAAAGATGATGAGGAATTAGGGAGACGTAGTATGGACAATGATAGAGAAGTTAAATCTAGAAGGGATGATAAATCTCCTGTCGTCTATACCAGCAATTCTGAGAGACGTGTGGAAAGAGATGAGAAAAAACATCATCGCTCTAGTTCAGCTTCAGGTGTAAAGAAAAGGTCCTGA